From the genome of Pseudomonas sp. gcc21, one region includes:
- the lspA gene encoding signal peptidase II — protein MPDWRRSGLVWLWLAVVVIALDLLTKWIVAGRLIPYQKVHLIENFFAITLAFNTGAAFSFLADGGGWQRWFFIAIAVGVSVMLLVWLARLPKEKAIESVALVLVLGGALGNLYDRIVHGHVVDFILVHWHDSWYFPAFNVADSAITVGAALLIFDMFRTEKKSD, from the coding sequence ATGCCTGATTGGCGGCGCAGTGGGCTGGTATGGCTCTGGTTGGCAGTAGTAGTAATAGCGCTCGATCTGCTGACAAAGTGGATCGTCGCTGGCCGACTAATTCCGTACCAGAAAGTGCATCTGATCGAGAATTTCTTCGCGATCACGCTGGCCTTTAACACCGGCGCCGCCTTCAGCTTTCTGGCTGACGGCGGTGGTTGGCAGCGCTGGTTTTTTATAGCCATCGCAGTGGGCGTGAGCGTTATGCTGCTGGTCTGGCTGGCGCGCCTCCCGAAAGAAAAGGCCATCGAGTCGGTGGCGCTGGTACTGGTGCTAGGCGGAGCGCTCGGCAACCTCTACGACCGAATCGTCCACGGACACGTCGTCGATTTCATACTGGTCCACTGGCATGACAGCTGGTATTTTCCGGCTTTCAATGTTGCTGACAGTGCGATTACAGTAGGTGCTGCGTTGTTGATATTTGATATGTTCAGGACCGAGAAAAAGTCTGACTGA
- the ileS gene encoding isoleucine--tRNA ligase: MTDYKATLNLPQTAFPMKAGLPVREPETLERLNSIDLYQKIREISQGRPQFVLHDGPPYANGSIHIGHAVNKIIKDMIVRSKTLSGFDAPYVPGWDCHGLPIEHKVEITYGKNQPADKTRERSREYAAKQIEGQKADFVRLGVLGEWKSPYKTMEFPNEAGQIRALAKMVEGGFVFKGLKPVNWCFDCGSALAEAEVEYQDKQSDAIDVAFVVEDADKLAAAFGQATLSKPASIVIWTTTPWTIPANQALNVHPDFIYALVDTGDKLLVLAEELVESCLQRYELQGEIIARCEGTALENIRFRHPLYERFSPVYLAEYVETGSGTGIVHSAPAYGEDDFRTCKHYGMENDDILSPVQSHGVYVADLPYFGGQFIWKANPAIVEKLREEGALLKHESIQHSYMHCWRHKTPLIYRATAQWFVGMDKVVSDGSSLRRRALDAIEQTQFVPAWGQARLHGMIAGRPDWCISRQRNWGVPIPFFLHKESGELHPRTVELMEEVAKRVEQAGIEAWFSLDAAELLGDEAEQYEKINDTMDVWFDSGTTHWHVMRGSHPMGHEQGPRADLYLEGSDQHRGWFHSSLLTGCAIDGQAPYKGLLTHGFVVDENGRKMSKSLGNVVAPQEVNDSLGADILRLWVSSTDYSGEMAVSKQILQRSADAYRRIRNTARFLLSNLNGFDPKEHLLVPEQMLDLDRWAVDRALLLQQEIVEAYDTYKFWNVYQKVHNFCVQELGGFYLDIIKDRQYTTGADSTARRSCQTAMYHIAEALVRWIAPILSFTAEELWQYLPGERNESVMLNTWYEGLSEMPADVSLDRAFWEQVMEVKVAVNKEMETQRNAKVIGGNLQAEVTLFADDALHTSLAKLGDELRFVLITSRADLAPLSEAGDTAVQTELPGLKLSLVKSGHGKCARCWHFLADVGKHAAHPEICGRCVSNIEGPGEVREHA, encoded by the coding sequence ATGACTGATTATAAAGCGACGCTGAACCTGCCCCAGACGGCATTTCCAATGAAGGCTGGCTTGCCCGTGCGCGAGCCGGAAACCCTTGAGCGCCTGAACAGCATTGACCTCTACCAGAAGATTCGTGAGATCAGCCAGGGTCGTCCGCAGTTCGTGCTGCACGATGGCCCGCCCTATGCCAACGGCAGCATCCATATTGGCCACGCGGTCAATAAGATCATCAAGGACATGATCGTCCGGTCCAAGACGCTGTCCGGCTTCGATGCGCCCTACGTGCCTGGCTGGGACTGTCATGGTCTGCCGATCGAGCACAAGGTGGAAATCACCTACGGCAAGAATCAGCCTGCGGACAAAACCCGCGAGCGCAGCCGTGAATATGCGGCCAAGCAGATCGAAGGGCAGAAGGCTGACTTCGTTCGCCTGGGTGTGCTGGGTGAGTGGAAAAGTCCCTACAAGACCATGGAATTCCCCAACGAAGCCGGACAGATCCGCGCGCTGGCGAAGATGGTTGAAGGTGGTTTTGTATTCAAGGGTCTGAAGCCTGTGAACTGGTGCTTCGACTGTGGCTCGGCACTCGCCGAAGCTGAGGTCGAGTATCAGGACAAGCAGTCCGACGCCATCGATGTCGCCTTTGTAGTGGAAGACGCCGACAAGCTAGCCGCCGCCTTCGGTCAGGCTACGTTGAGCAAGCCGGCCAGCATCGTCATCTGGACCACCACCCCCTGGACCATTCCGGCCAACCAGGCGCTGAACGTCCACCCCGACTTCATCTATGCGCTGGTTGATACCGGCGACAAATTGCTGGTGCTGGCAGAAGAACTGGTTGAGTCCTGCCTGCAGCGCTACGAACTGCAGGGCGAAATCATTGCCCGCTGCGAAGGCACTGCGCTGGAGAATATCCGCTTCCGTCATCCGCTATACGAGCGGTTCTCGCCGGTCTATCTGGCGGAGTACGTTGAAACGGGATCCGGTACGGGTATCGTGCATTCCGCTCCTGCCTACGGCGAGGACGACTTCCGGACCTGCAAGCATTACGGCATGGAAAACGATGACATTCTCAGCCCGGTGCAGAGTCATGGCGTCTATGTAGCCGATCTGCCGTACTTCGGCGGTCAGTTCATCTGGAAGGCTAACCCGGCCATCGTCGAAAAGCTGCGCGAAGAAGGCGCATTGCTCAAGCACGAATCCATCCAGCACAGTTATATGCACTGCTGGCGCCACAAGACGCCGCTGATCTATCGCGCAACCGCTCAGTGGTTCGTCGGCATGGACAAGGTCGTCAGCGACGGCAGCTCCCTGCGCCGCCGCGCCCTGGATGCGATTGAGCAGACCCAGTTTGTCCCGGCCTGGGGGCAGGCGCGTCTGCACGGCATGATTGCCGGGCGTCCGGACTGGTGTATCTCGCGGCAGCGCAACTGGGGCGTGCCGATCCCGTTCTTCCTGCACAAGGAAAGCGGCGAACTGCATCCGCGTACCGTTGAGCTGATGGAAGAGGTGGCCAAGCGTGTCGAGCAGGCAGGCATCGAAGCCTGGTTCAGCCTCGACGCTGCCGAGCTGCTAGGCGATGAGGCGGAACAGTACGAGAAGATCAACGACACCATGGACGTCTGGTTCGATTCCGGTACCACGCATTGGCACGTGATGCGCGGATCGCACCCCATGGGTCACGAGCAAGGCCCGCGTGCCGACCTGTATCTTGAAGGGTCGGATCAACATCGTGGCTGGTTCCACTCTTCCTTGCTGACTGGTTGCGCCATCGACGGCCAGGCTCCCTACAAAGGCTTGCTGACGCACGGCTTTGTTGTCGACGAGAACGGTCGCAAGATGTCCAAATCGCTGGGCAATGTGGTCGCACCGCAGGAGGTCAACGACAGCCTGGGCGCTGATATTCTGCGTCTGTGGGTGTCCTCGACGGACTATTCCGGTGAGATGGCGGTCTCCAAGCAGATCCTTCAGCGTAGCGCCGATGCCTACCGCCGAATTCGCAACACCGCGCGCTTCCTGCTCTCCAACCTGAACGGGTTCGATCCCAAGGAACATTTGCTCGTGCCGGAGCAAATGCTGGATCTGGACCGCTGGGCGGTCGATCGCGCGCTGCTCTTGCAGCAGGAAATTGTCGAGGCCTACGACACCTACAAGTTCTGGAACGTCTACCAGAAAGTGCACAACTTCTGCGTTCAGGAGTTGGGCGGTTTCTATCTGGATATCATCAAGGACCGTCAATACACCACAGGCGCCGACAGTACAGCGCGTCGGTCCTGTCAGACGGCGATGTATCACATTGCAGAGGCGTTGGTCCGCTGGATCGCACCCATCCTGTCCTTCACTGCTGAAGAACTATGGCAGTACCTGCCGGGTGAGCGTAACGAGTCAGTGATGCTCAACACCTGGTATGAAGGGCTGAGCGAAATGCCTGCCGACGTGTCTCTGGACCGAGCGTTCTGGGAGCAGGTCATGGAGGTCAAGGTCGCCGTTAACAAGGAAATGGAGACTCAGCGTAACGCCAAGGTGATTGGTGGCAACCTGCAGGCCGAAGTAACCTTGTTCGCTGATGACGCGCTGCATACCAGTCTGGCGAAGTTGGGCGACGAGCTGCGCTTCGTACTCATCACCTCACGCGCCGATCTGGCGCCGCTGTCCGAGGCAGGCGACACTGCTGTCCAGACCGAGCTGCCAGGCCTGAAACTGAGTCTGGTCAAGTCGGGGCATGGCAAGTGCGCCCGCTGCTGGCACTTCCTCGCTGACGTCGGCAAGCATGCAGCTCACCCTGAAATCTGTGGCCGCTGCGTAAGCAACATCGAAGGGCCGGGCGAGGTGCGCGAGCATGCCTGA
- the ribF gene encoding bifunctional riboflavin kinase/FAD synthetase, translating into MELVRGLHNLRPRHRGCVVTIGNFDGVHAGHQAILERLRAHSERVGLPGCVVIFEPQPREYFAPQAAPPRLTRLRDKLALFEEQGIDRVLCLAFNRRLRELSAEEFVQQVLVDGLGVRHLEVGDDFRFGCDRSGDFAFLQESGKRHGFSVESTNTVAESGERISSTRLRQVLEEGDFQLAERLLGRPFSITGRVLHGQKLGRQLGSPTANVQLKRLRAPLNGVYRVSMELDGTIQKGVANIGTRPTVEGDGQPHLEVHLFDFDGDLYGRRVTVVFHEKLRDEQRFESLEALKLAIQADLAAARAQWGL; encoded by the coding sequence ATGGAACTGGTCCGCGGCCTACATAACCTGCGGCCCCGACATCGGGGTTGCGTGGTAACAATCGGTAACTTCGATGGTGTGCACGCCGGGCATCAGGCCATTCTCGAGCGCTTGCGCGCGCATTCGGAGCGGGTTGGTCTGCCCGGATGTGTGGTGATATTCGAGCCACAGCCGCGTGAGTATTTCGCGCCTCAGGCTGCGCCGCCCCGTCTTACCCGTCTGCGTGACAAGCTCGCTCTGTTCGAAGAGCAGGGCATCGATCGCGTACTCTGCCTCGCTTTCAATCGACGCTTGCGTGAACTCAGCGCCGAAGAGTTTGTGCAGCAGGTATTGGTTGACGGACTAGGTGTAAGGCATCTGGAGGTGGGTGACGATTTTCGCTTCGGCTGCGACCGTTCCGGCGATTTCGCCTTCCTGCAGGAAAGCGGCAAACGACACGGCTTTTCCGTCGAGTCCACCAATACCGTTGCCGAAAGCGGCGAGCGAATCAGTAGCACCCGGTTGCGCCAGGTACTCGAAGAAGGTGACTTCCAGTTGGCCGAGCGCTTGCTGGGCCGCCCGTTCAGCATTACCGGTCGTGTTCTGCATGGCCAGAAGCTCGGTCGCCAGCTCGGCTCGCCTACCGCCAATGTCCAGCTCAAGCGCCTGCGCGCGCCGCTGAACGGTGTCTACCGCGTGAGTATGGAGCTCGACGGCACGATTCAGAAAGGGGTCGCCAATATCGGCACCCGTCCCACGGTAGAAGGCGATGGCCAGCCGCATCTTGAGGTTCACCTGTTTGATTTCGATGGTGATCTCTATGGCCGCCGCGTGACTGTGGTGTTTCATGAAAAATTGCGTGATGAACAGCGATTCGAATCGCTGGAAGCCTTGAAATTGGCAATCCAGGCTGATCTTGCCGCCGCCCGGGCCCAATGGGGCCTTTGA